TGTCGGTATATGTATCGGATGATGGAGGTTCCAAGCTCACCCTCTTTGCTTTCATGGAGGCTGCTAGGTTTGCCGCCCACTGGCTGCCTTATTGCAGGAAGAACAAGGTTGTGGAGAGGTGTCCAAAGGCACATTTTGGATCCTCCAACCCCTCAAGGTTCCCAGAGACCGATCAGATCAAggtaaacaattattttatttcttccaCAACCATGGGCGGCAATTTTGAGACAACTcgaaaatgatataaattttagttaattcACCTTTTATAATACCTTTAAgtcatataaatttattaattttatatagttgcaaaattttaaaataaaaacaatttttaattataaatatattaaataattaattatatcaatttttttatatttcattataaagattaaaatattttataattaaaatattaaataaaataataaacaagaGTTGAAGTGAATTTTAATtcgttttttatattataaacatattataattatacttATAATTAATGAACTACCAagctataaaaattaataaatttgtacATATAGTAAGTAATATTTATGGAGAAAATAACGGACTGAAAGCGTATAGCAATCGTTGAATAACCAAAATGATTTGTCAATTATGTATGCAGATGATGTACGAGAGCATGAGAGTgagggtggagaatgtggtaaaGAGAGGGAGCATAAGCCATGATTATATCACTAAGGAAGGAGAAAGTGAAGCTCTCAGCAGATGGACAGATGGATTTACACCTCAGAACCATCCTCCAGTAGTTCAGGTTTATCTTCATGGAACTTCTAATCGGTCATTAGCAGTTGTTAGAAAGGGTCCCCTCCGATTTACATCACGCCAATTTATGATTGGGCACAAGCCGTAaaggatttttgaaaaatggcTCTTTCTATAACACTAATTGAAAATTGTCTTTTAAAGAGATCACCtcagtttaaatatttttaatgaaaattaatcaCTTATATTTAGTAGAATCTACATGGGTCTTTATCCATTTTAATTTCAGCAGCAAATGTAACGAAATGCATTCTTACAAGCCCTGAAAACAGGTACTATTAGAGCATGGCAAAGACAAGGATGTCACTGGCCATGGGATGCCAAACCTTGTATACATCTCCAGAGAGAAAAGCACAGATTCTCCCCACCGTTTCAAGGCTGGTGCCCTTAACGTCCTGGTAAGATTTAGAGCTCATGTTCCAGTACAAATCCACATAAATTTTTGTAACCCctactctattttttttccttttaatcatCCTGAATCGCCTATCTTCATgaatatgccaattttgtttaaattttgaaGCTCCGAGTATCAGCCACCATGACAAATGCACCAGTGATCCTTACCCTGGATAGCGACATGTACTCCAACGATCCACAGACGCCTCTGCGGGCGCTGTGCTACCTTTTAGATCCTTCCATGGATCCAAAACTTGGGTACGTTCAGTTTCCTCAGGTTTTCCATGGGATCAACAAGAATGATATCTATGGGGGTGAACTGAGCCATGTGTTTGAAGTTCATATGCCCGGAATGGATGGACTAGCAGGCCCCATACATGTCGGCTCTGGAGGTTTTTTCCGCCGAAGAGTCTTCTATGGTTGCCCATCTGAAACCCTGGAAATGAACCGGGATCGGCAGGTTAGCCATTCAATCAAGTCTAGAGAGGTTTTGGCAATGGCACACCATGTCGCAGGCTGCAAGTATGAGAACCAAACCGAATGGGGCAGAAAGGTAGGCTTAGTTACTTGTACTAATTTgcattttcaaagaaaacaaacaaaaccaGTTTTTGAGCACAAATTTGGAttcgttttttgttttctacaaTTTGCAGATGGGTTTTAGGTATGGCTCTTTGGTTGAGGACTTGTACACAAGCTGTCTGCTGCAATGTGAAGGATGGAAGTCCATTTATTGTAATCCTAAAAGGCCTGCATTTCTAGGGGAGTCACCCATCAACCTCCATGATTTTCTGAATCAAACCATGAGATGGTCAGTTGGCCTTCTTGAAGTTGCCTTCTCCAGATATAGCCCAATCACCTTTGGAGTCCAATCGATAAGCCTCCTTTCAGGGCTATGTTTTGCTCATTATACCTTCTGGGCGATTTGGGCGATTCCTGTCACCATCTATGCCTTTCTCCCCCAGCTAGCTCTGCTCAATTCTGCCTCAATATTCCCAAAGGTATGCCCATCTATGCATCCATTAGCATTATATTATTGAGTCGATTTCAACTAAGAAAACTCAACATGGTTTTACAGATATCAGATCCTTGGTGTTGGTTATATGTGGTTCTTTTCCTTGGAGCCTATGGACAAGACTATCTTGAGTTTGTATTATCCGGCGGGCCGACACAAAGGTGGTGGAACCATCAGAGGGCGTGGATGATGAGGGGACTGTCGAGTTTCACGTTCGGATTGGTTGAGTACTTGCTGAAGTATGTTGGCATTTCCACATTTGGGTTTAATGTGACGAGCAAGGTGGTTGAAGAAGAACAAAGCAAGCGATACAAGCAGGGGATCTTCGAGTTTGGAGTCCCATCCCCGGTTTTCTTGCCGCTAACCACAGCAGCAATAATCAACTTGGTCGCATTCCTATCCGGCATTGCTCAAGCCGGCAGGCAAAGAAGCATAGAAGATGTGTTTCT
This DNA window, taken from Vitis vinifera cultivar Pinot Noir 40024 chromosome 2, ASM3070453v1, encodes the following:
- the LOC132252536 gene encoding cellulose synthase-like protein G3, which codes for MAGTQRLPLHTQMLMPRAGINRAFALLYSCAILALLYHHFIDLLQSTSMVSVFLLLADSVLAFMWVTAQAFRMYPTDRQVFVEHLEQYVKESDYPGLDVFICTADPYKEPPMSVVNTALSVMAYDYPTEKLSVYVSDDGGSKLTLFAFMEAARFAAHWLPYCRKNKVVERCPKAHFGSSNPSRFPETDQIKMMYESMRVRVENVVKRGSISHDYITKEGESEALSRWTDGFTPQNHPPVVQVLLEHGKDKDVTGHGMPNLVYISREKSTDSPHRFKAGALNVLLRVSATMTNAPVILTLDSDMYSNDPQTPLRALCYLLDPSMDPKLGYVQFPQVFHGINKNDIYGGELSHVFEVHMPGMDGLAGPIHVGSGGFFRRRVFYGCPSETLEMNRDRQVSHSIKSREVLAMAHHVAGCKYENQTEWGRKMGFRYGSLVEDLYTSCLLQCEGWKSIYCNPKRPAFLGESPINLHDFLNQTMRWSVGLLEVAFSRYSPITFGVQSISLLSGLCFAHYTFWAIWAIPVTIYAFLPQLALLNSASIFPKISDPWCWLYVVLFLGAYGQDYLEFVLSGGPTQRWWNHQRAWMMRGLSSFTFGLVEYLLKYVGISTFGFNVTSKVVEEEQSKRYKQGIFEFGVPSPVFLPLTTAAIINLVAFLSGIAQAGRQRSIEDVFLQLFLAGFAVVNCWPVYEAMAWRRDQGKLPLKITVISVVLAWALYSTSSMAF